In one Echinicola marina genomic region, the following are encoded:
- a CDS encoding VOC family protein, producing MMISSQAFSSFAVDNLEKARWFYGEILGLKVTDHPMGILEIHTKGNNPIIIYPKDDFKAASFTVLNFPVPDIEAAVEALMVKGIKFEQYSGNIRTDEMGISRSENGPSIAWFKDPAGNILSVIES from the coding sequence ATGATGATATCCAGTCAAGCATTTAGCAGTTTCGCAGTCGACAATTTGGAAAAGGCCCGATGGTTTTATGGAGAAATATTAGGATTAAAAGTCACTGATCACCCTATGGGTATTTTGGAAATTCACACCAAGGGCAACAATCCCATTATCATCTATCCAAAGGATGATTTTAAAGCAGCAAGCTTCACGGTATTGAACTTTCCTGTACCTGATATAGAAGCGGCCGTAGAAGCATTGATGGTCAAAGGGATTAAATTTGAACAATACTCAGGCAATATCCGTACGGACGAAATGGGCATTTCAAGAAGTGAAAACGGCCCGTCCATCGCCTGGTTCAAAGACCCTGCTGGGAATATTTTATCCGTGATAGAAAGTTGA
- a CDS encoding response regulator transcription factor — MKLLIVEDEPQLLKSLEEFASEEGFIYDSVTGLQSAMERISLYEYDCIILDINLPDGSGFDLLETLHKNGKTDGVIILSARNSLDDKLKGLGLGADDYLTKPFYFSELNARIKAIIRRKQFKTNKLVRFANLVIEPDQYLVGVNDLENLISFTKKEYAILTHLINNHKRVISKVSLAEYIWGDYVDEAQSFDFLFSQIRNLKRKLKDAGAQLEINNIYGVGYQIQAL; from the coding sequence ATGAAGTTGTTAATTGTCGAAGATGAGCCGCAATTGTTAAAAAGCCTGGAAGAGTTTGCTTCCGAAGAAGGGTTTATTTATGATTCTGTAACAGGGCTTCAGTCTGCTATGGAGCGTATTTCCCTTTATGAATATGATTGCATAATACTGGACATTAACCTTCCTGATGGTAGCGGATTTGATCTGCTGGAAACACTTCATAAGAATGGAAAGACGGACGGGGTGATCATCCTCTCAGCACGAAACTCGCTGGATGACAAATTGAAAGGCTTGGGACTTGGGGCTGATGACTACCTCACCAAGCCGTTCTATTTTTCGGAACTCAATGCCCGGATAAAAGCCATCATCCGCAGAAAACAATTCAAAACCAACAAACTTGTCCGCTTTGCAAACCTGGTTATAGAACCGGACCAGTATCTGGTCGGGGTAAACGACCTTGAAAATCTTATTTCATTTACAAAAAAGGAGTATGCTATTCTTACACACCTGATCAATAATCATAAGCGGGTGATCTCCAAAGTATCGCTGGCCGAATATATTTGGGGCGACTATGTGGATGAGGCCCAAAGTTTTGATTTTCTGTTCTCTCAGATCAGGAACCTCAAAAGAAAGCTGAAAGATGCCGGGGCACAGCTAGAAATCAACAACATCTATGGGGTAGGTTATCAAATCCAGGCATTATGA
- a CDS encoding DUF6702 family protein — MLYNYIVIWMLGWMVNLHPFYISVTDINYNAEAKSLEIAQKIFWDDLEQALSKKYDEDLDFLHPQDPERLSDFVKAYLLENNVYEINGKVVKLEYLGYEVEEDAAWFYLEAKNVSFPKKVKISNKVLISDFPEQQNMVNFYLNDKPKTLILYKDHEVDDLDFD, encoded by the coding sequence ATGTTATATAATTATATAGTCATATGGATGCTTGGATGGATGGTGAATCTTCATCCTTTTTATATCAGTGTGACGGATATTAACTATAATGCTGAGGCCAAAAGTTTGGAAATAGCCCAAAAGATTTTTTGGGATGACCTAGAGCAGGCACTTAGTAAAAAATATGATGAGGACCTCGATTTTTTACATCCCCAAGACCCCGAAAGATTGAGTGACTTTGTCAAAGCGTATTTGTTGGAGAATAATGTTTACGAGATCAATGGTAAGGTAGTCAAGCTTGAATATTTGGGGTATGAGGTAGAAGAGGATGCTGCCTGGTTTTATCTGGAAGCCAAAAATGTGTCTTTTCCCAAGAAGGTCAAAATTAGTAATAAAGTGCTGATCAGTGACTTTCCCGAACAGCAAAACATGGTCAATTTTTACCTCAATGACAAACCCAAGACTTTGATTTTATATAAGGACCATGAAGTTGATGACTTGGACTTTGATTAA
- a CDS encoding nucleotidyl transferase AbiEii/AbiGii toxin family protein gives MNTHWLNLSKERRTTILNQATERTGLPAVAIEKDWWVTLCLNASFTLPYSENIVFKGGTSLSKGWNLIERFSEDIDLAIDRRFFGFEGDISKTQIRKLRKLSCEFISIQFLEDITQKLTEWKAIDECKLFAYPIKASDKDPQTIEIHYNSVVDTSNYLPQRVLIEVSSRSLMEPTENREINSVISEQFPGMKLSTGSFSIPTVLPQRTFLEKIFLLHEEFSQPAEKIRINRLSRHLYDLEKLMDTSHGIEALKNKGLYDHIVSHREKFNPLRGLDYSSHTPDKIKIIPDEPIINEYEKDYTEMTKFMIYGEPLTFEKLIKRLTKLQKRINRIGQR, from the coding sequence ATGAACACCCATTGGCTCAACTTATCAAAAGAACGAAGGACAACCATCCTCAATCAAGCAACGGAACGGACAGGACTTCCCGCCGTGGCCATCGAAAAAGATTGGTGGGTAACACTTTGTCTCAACGCTTCGTTCACTTTGCCATATAGTGAAAACATTGTTTTTAAAGGAGGTACTTCATTAAGCAAAGGTTGGAATTTGATTGAACGGTTTTCAGAAGATATTGACCTGGCGATAGACCGAAGGTTTTTTGGCTTTGAAGGTGACATCAGCAAAACCCAAATACGGAAATTGAGAAAACTATCTTGCGAATTTATCTCAATCCAATTTTTGGAAGATATAACTCAAAAACTCACTGAGTGGAAAGCAATCGATGAATGTAAACTGTTTGCCTATCCGATAAAAGCTTCGGATAAAGATCCACAAACCATTGAGATACACTATAATTCGGTAGTTGACACTTCCAATTACCTACCCCAAAGGGTATTGATTGAAGTGAGTTCTCGTTCCCTTATGGAACCCACCGAAAACAGGGAAATAAATTCCGTGATAAGTGAACAGTTTCCTGGCATGAAATTATCAACGGGATCATTTTCCATTCCTACTGTTTTACCACAAAGGACATTTCTGGAAAAGATATTTTTGCTTCACGAAGAATTCTCACAGCCCGCAGAGAAAATCAGGATAAACCGACTTTCACGGCATTTGTACGATTTGGAAAAACTAATGGACACCTCTCACGGAATTGAAGCCTTGAAAAACAAAGGTTTATACGACCACATCGTTTCACACAGGGAAAAGTTTAACCCATTACGGGGGCTTGATTACAGTAGCCATACACCGGACAAAATAAAAATCATTCCAGATGAACCTATAATCAACGAATACGAAAAAGACTATACCGAAATGACCAAATTTATGATTTACGGAGAACCATTGACATTTGAAAAACTTATAAAACGACTAACTAAGTTACAAAAAAGAATCAACCGAATTGGCCAACGCTGA
- a CDS encoding DUF6088 family protein produces the protein MERPKVESKIAETLKSYPKGSIVFVDDFLDYGNPESVKKALLRLKEKQVLVHLAHGIYLYPKVDKELGILYPSTEDIAQAIARRDKARIVPTGVQALNKLGLSTQVPLKVVYLTDGAARTIKVGKRIISFKKASPKNLSTKGEISTLVIQALKSIGKDNLDQAIIEKVQSIIKKEDPKNIIHDSKLAPAWIYNILMQTIE, from the coding sequence ATGGAACGGCCAAAAGTAGAATCAAAAATAGCTGAAACACTTAAAAGCTACCCAAAGGGCAGTATTGTCTTTGTGGACGACTTCTTAGACTATGGCAATCCTGAAAGTGTCAAGAAAGCCTTGCTTCGCCTCAAAGAGAAACAAGTGCTTGTGCACTTGGCACACGGTATTTACCTATACCCAAAAGTGGATAAAGAACTGGGCATCCTCTACCCTTCCACCGAAGATATTGCCCAAGCCATTGCCCGAAGAGATAAAGCGAGGATTGTTCCCACAGGTGTCCAGGCATTAAACAAATTGGGCTTATCAACTCAAGTCCCTTTAAAAGTGGTTTATCTCACGGATGGAGCGGCCAGGACCATCAAAGTAGGTAAACGTATCATCTCTTTCAAAAAAGCAAGCCCGAAAAACCTATCAACAAAAGGCGAAATAAGCACTTTAGTCATTCAAGCCCTCAAAAGCATTGGTAAGGATAACCTTGACCAGGCCATAATTGAAAAAGTACAGTCTATCATCAAAAAAGAAGACCCTAAAAACATTATTCACGATTCCAAGCTTGCCCCGGCTTGGATTTATAACATTCTAATGCAAACCATCGAATGA
- a CDS encoding DUF6088 family protein, giving the protein MAETLKSYPKGSIVFVDDFLDCGNPESVKKALLRLKEKQVLVHLAHGIYLYPKVDKELGILYPSTEDIAQAIARRDKARIVPTGVQALNKLGLSTQVPLKVVYLTDGAARTIKVGKRIISFKKASPKNLSTKGEISTLVIQALKSIGKDNLDQAIIEKVQSIIKKEDPKNIIHDSKLAPAWIYNILMQTIE; this is encoded by the coding sequence ATAGCTGAAACACTTAAAAGCTACCCAAAGGGCAGTATTGTCTTTGTGGACGACTTCTTAGACTGTGGCAATCCTGAAAGTGTCAAGAAAGCCTTGCTTCGCCTCAAAGAGAAACAAGTGCTTGTGCACTTGGCACACGGTATTTACCTATACCCAAAAGTGGATAAAGAACTGGGCATCCTCTACCCTTCCACCGAAGATATTGCCCAAGCCATTGCCCGAAGAGATAAAGCGAGGATTGTTCCCACAGGCGTCCAGGCATTAAACAAATTGGGCTTATCAACTCAAGTCCCTTTAAAAGTGGTTTATCTCACGGATGGAGCGGCCAGGACCATCAAAGTAGGTAAACGTATCATCTCTTTCAAAAAAGCAAGCCCGAAAAACCTATCAACAAAAGGCGAAATAAGCACTTTAGTCATTCAAGCCCTCAAAAGCATTGGTAAGGATAACCTTGACCAGGCCATAATTGAAAAAGTACAGTCTATCATCAAAAAAGAAGACCCTAAAAACATTATTCACGATTCCAAGCTTGCCCCGGCTTGGATTTATAACATTCTAATGCAAACCATCGAATGA
- a CDS encoding aldehyde dehydrogenase family protein, with translation MFFLSCNKPAKRRKMASMNISEDLSNTFAIQKIRAIKQRKSSCQERIKSLKKLLEWIKKNQEEISKAIYADFKKPAAEVAITETAYVLMEIKHAIKNLADWMKPKKVPSPIYFMGSKSYIHFEPKGQALIIAPWNFPFNLSVGPLISALAAGCTVCLKPSELTPHTSALIRRMCLECFEKEEVAVFEGDAEMARQLLSFPFDHIFFTGSPGVGKMVMTAAAKHLSSITLELGGKSPVIIDKSYDVKDAVPKVAAGKWINCGQTCIAPDFLFVHESQKEQLITSLIQQIKKMYPARKNSISSNKDYGRIIGQKHLNRLQHLLVDAQTKGAAINFGGEIRKEDNYMEPTIISGMTEEMLLMKEEIFGPILPIITYSKTEDVINYLVQKPKPLALYVFSEDKSCIDQLLQNISAGSMAINDCGIQYLQNNLPFGGTKESGIGKAHGHAGFMAFSNEKSVLKQRKGKTPLNILYPPYDLKTNKIITGILNYLAKN, from the coding sequence ATATTTTTCCTATCTTGTAATAAACCAGCAAAAAGGAGAAAAATGGCGAGCATGAACATTTCTGAGGACCTATCAAACACCTTTGCAATTCAAAAAATCAGGGCAATTAAACAGCGAAAAAGCTCCTGTCAAGAGCGCATCAAATCCTTGAAAAAACTGCTTGAATGGATCAAGAAAAATCAGGAAGAAATTTCAAAAGCCATCTATGCCGATTTTAAAAAACCAGCAGCTGAGGTAGCGATCACAGAGACTGCCTATGTCCTTATGGAAATCAAGCATGCCATTAAAAATCTAGCTGACTGGATGAAACCCAAAAAAGTCCCCAGTCCAATATATTTTATGGGCAGTAAATCTTATATCCATTTTGAACCAAAGGGACAGGCGTTAATCATCGCTCCTTGGAATTTTCCTTTCAATTTAAGTGTAGGGCCACTCATTTCTGCGCTTGCCGCAGGCTGCACGGTCTGCCTGAAGCCTTCCGAACTTACTCCTCATACATCGGCATTGATCCGACGAATGTGTTTGGAATGTTTTGAAAAAGAGGAAGTGGCCGTCTTTGAAGGAGATGCAGAAATGGCCAGACAGCTATTATCCTTTCCTTTTGACCATATATTCTTCACAGGCAGCCCAGGGGTGGGAAAAATGGTAATGACGGCAGCTGCCAAACACCTCTCCAGCATCACTTTAGAGCTCGGAGGAAAATCCCCGGTAATCATCGACAAAAGCTATGATGTGAAAGATGCTGTACCAAAAGTCGCAGCAGGAAAGTGGATCAACTGTGGTCAAACCTGCATTGCACCTGACTTTTTATTTGTCCATGAATCCCAAAAAGAACAGCTCATCACAAGCCTGATCCAACAAATCAAAAAAATGTACCCTGCAAGAAAAAACAGCATCTCTTCCAATAAAGATTATGGGAGGATCATTGGCCAAAAACACTTGAACCGTCTACAGCACCTATTGGTAGATGCCCAAACAAAAGGAGCTGCAATTAATTTTGGAGGTGAAATAAGAAAGGAAGATAACTATATGGAACCAACTATTATTTCGGGCATGACGGAAGAAATGCTACTCATGAAAGAGGAAATCTTTGGGCCCATATTGCCTATAATTACCTACAGCAAAACGGAGGATGTGATCAATTACTTAGTCCAAAAACCCAAGCCTTTGGCGCTATATGTTTTTTCCGAAGACAAAAGTTGCATTGATCAATTACTTCAAAATATAAGTGCTGGCTCTATGGCAATCAACGACTGCGGCATTCAGTATTTACAAAACAACCTTCCATTTGGCGGCACCAAGGAAAGTGGTATCGGAAAAGCTCATGGCCATGCTGGATTTATGGCCTTTAGCAATGAAAAATCAGTGCTGAAACAACGCAAAGGCAAAACTCCGCTCAACATCCTTTATCCTCCCTATGACCTAAAAACCAATAAAATCATTACAGGAATCCTTAATTACCTTGCTAAAAACTAA
- a CDS encoding BspA family leucine-rich repeat surface protein, translating to MKTSLKIFSLFVTFGILMFSCESPEDPDPDQPNIYLDANGVTIKCEDCNVGDKGVVNGVEYEVVNNQLIRQRRDEEADMTTLCTSLVTDLKDFFLLSTGNGEFVINDFNQPIGNWDVSSVSDMSGMFAGTEFNQPIENWDVSNVENMRGMFYQSNFNQPIGDWDVGNVLDMNAMFTFTQFNQPIEGWDVSKVNDMEGIFWQASFNQPIGNWDVGRVTNMRGMFYDTPFNQDISRWCVTNITSEPSDFSIYAPLTEENKPKWGTCPE from the coding sequence ATGAAAACCTCATTAAAGATTTTTTCCCTGTTTGTAACCTTTGGAATTTTAATGTTTTCCTGTGAAAGCCCTGAAGACCCGGACCCAGATCAACCTAATATTTACCTTGACGCCAATGGGGTAACCATAAAATGTGAGGATTGTAACGTTGGGGATAAAGGCGTTGTGAATGGTGTGGAATATGAAGTTGTGAACAATCAGTTAATAAGACAAAGGAGGGATGAAGAAGCAGATATGACAACACTTTGTACTTCTTTAGTGACAGATTTGAAGGATTTTTTTCTTTTGAGTACGGGGAATGGTGAATTTGTAATAAATGACTTTAATCAACCCATTGGAAATTGGGATGTTAGTAGTGTATCGGATATGAGCGGAATGTTTGCAGGTACGGAGTTCAATCAACCAATTGAAAATTGGGATGTTAGTAACGTTGAAAATATGAGAGGCATGTTTTATCAATCTAACTTTAATCAACCCATTGGCGATTGGGATGTAGGAAACGTTTTAGACATGAATGCGATGTTTACTTTTACACAATTCAACCAACCAATTGAAGGCTGGGATGTAAGTAAGGTTAATGATATGGAAGGGATTTTTTGGCAGGCCTCATTTAACCAACCGATTGGAAACTGGGATGTAGGTAGGGTTACAAATATGAGAGGGATGTTTTACGATACTCCATTTAACCAAGACATTTCAAGATGGTGTGTTACAAACATAACATCGGAACCTTCGGACTTTTCAATTTATGCACCTTTGACTGAAGAAAACAAACCTAAATGGGGAACCTGTCCGGAATAA
- a CDS encoding HupE/UreJ family protein — translation MNQFQAYFKLGMDHILDLKGFDHILFIIALCAIYLLRDWKKILILVTAFTIGHSITLALATLNIFTVKANLIEFLIPVTIAVTAFFNILRPRPSSGSGIQANYFFALFFGLIHGLGFSNYLKSLLGRESSIWEPLLAFNLGLEVGQLIIVGIFILISSIAIGILSANRKEWALVISSVVFGMAIMMVLDAIYW, via the coding sequence ATGAATCAGTTTCAAGCGTATTTTAAATTAGGCATGGACCATATCCTTGACCTAAAAGGTTTTGACCACATCTTATTTATTATTGCACTTTGCGCTATCTACCTGTTAAGGGATTGGAAAAAAATCTTGATCTTGGTAACTGCATTTACCATAGGTCATTCGATTACTCTTGCGCTTGCCACCTTAAATATCTTTACTGTAAAAGCCAACTTAATAGAATTCCTTATCCCTGTTACAATCGCCGTCACTGCCTTTTTTAATATCCTGAGGCCTAGACCTTCAAGTGGATCTGGGATTCAGGCCAATTATTTCTTTGCACTATTCTTTGGCTTGATCCACGGCTTAGGCTTTTCCAACTACCTCAAATCATTGCTTGGAAGGGAAAGTTCGATCTGGGAACCTCTCTTAGCCTTTAACCTCGGCTTGGAGGTAGGACAGCTCATCATAGTAGGAATTTTCATCTTAATTTCGTCTATTGCCATTGGTATCTTGAGTGCCAATAGAAAAGAATGGGCATTGGTCATTTCCTCTGTGGTATTTGGCATGGCCATTATGATGGTATTGGACGCAATATATTGGTAA
- a CDS encoding M1 family metallopeptidase — MKKLIYSIALSLLCIGTANAQHSEQNHAERFEQLGPMLRSPNVYRTASGAPGHLYWQQQANYDIKVVLDDENQSIKGTETVTYINNSPDQLSYLWIQLDQNQRAKDAESQKASTSSIHERMSLRQLESILWHDLDLGYKIHSVKDAQGNDIPVAINETMMRVDLSEPLKAGEQVQFTVDWSFNIHDRTSFIGGRPGYEYFEEDGNYLYTMAEWFPRMAVYSDFEGWQNKQFYGRGEFALTFGDYKVSITVPSDHMVGATGVLQNPEEVLNETELDRWNKAKSTYGDPVIIRTQKEAEKLEKGKASDTKTWIFEAENVRDFAWTSSRKFIWDAMAVNVGNKDVMAMSYYAKEANPLWEQYSTRVVAHTLKSYSAKTFDYPYPTAISVEASNGMEYPMICFNYGRPDEDGTYSEAIKNGMISVIIHEVGHNFFPMIVNSDERQWTWMDEGLNTFMQFMAEQEWDRNYPSRRGPAHKIVDYMKGEKQYLEPIMTNSENIIQFGANAYAKPATALNILRETVMGRELFDFAFKEYAQRWKFKHPTPDDFFRTMEDASAVDLDWFWRGWFFGTEPVDIAIENVHWYQLDNRTPAEKKKAAAAEHKKYESYISRTANEKDVQETVLEKDPKTRDFYTTYDQFTVSPSEEKAHKEFVASLNEKERKLFNSGLNYYELTFRNVGGLVMPLIVQFNYADGSSEIERIPAYIWRHNETVVTKVFPKEKEVESIVLDPYRETADIDESNNYFPKRNVPSRFELFKRESAPRGAASGSNPMKDAKKKK; from the coding sequence ATGAAAAAATTAATTTACTCCATCGCATTAAGCCTACTATGCATAGGCACTGCCAATGCCCAGCACAGCGAGCAAAACCATGCGGAGCGTTTTGAGCAGCTAGGACCAATGCTCCGATCTCCAAATGTATACCGCACAGCTTCGGGAGCCCCGGGGCATTTGTACTGGCAGCAGCAGGCCAACTATGATATTAAGGTAGTCCTTGATGATGAAAACCAAAGCATCAAAGGGACTGAAACGGTAACTTATATTAATAATTCACCTGATCAGCTGAGCTACCTTTGGATACAGCTGGACCAAAACCAAAGAGCAAAGGATGCCGAAAGCCAAAAAGCAAGTACGAGTAGCATTCACGAAAGGATGTCATTGCGTCAATTGGAATCTATCCTATGGCATGACCTTGATCTTGGCTACAAAATCCACAGCGTAAAAGACGCCCAAGGAAATGACATCCCGGTTGCGATCAATGAAACCATGATGAGAGTAGATCTCTCAGAACCTCTTAAGGCTGGTGAGCAGGTTCAATTTACCGTCGACTGGAGTTTTAATATTCATGACAGGACTAGCTTTATTGGAGGCAGACCTGGCTATGAATACTTTGAGGAAGATGGGAACTATCTCTATACCATGGCCGAATGGTTCCCTAGAATGGCCGTTTATTCAGATTTTGAAGGCTGGCAAAACAAACAGTTCTACGGTCGTGGAGAATTTGCTTTGACCTTTGGTGATTATAAGGTAAGTATCACCGTCCCCTCAGACCATATGGTCGGTGCCACTGGTGTGCTACAAAATCCCGAAGAAGTGTTAAATGAAACAGAACTCGACAGATGGAACAAGGCAAAATCGACCTATGGCGACCCTGTTATCATCCGTACCCAAAAGGAAGCTGAAAAGCTTGAAAAAGGAAAGGCCTCTGATACCAAAACCTGGATATTCGAAGCAGAAAACGTAAGGGATTTTGCCTGGACCTCTTCCAGAAAATTCATTTGGGATGCCATGGCCGTAAACGTGGGCAACAAGGATGTAATGGCCATGTCTTACTATGCCAAGGAAGCCAACCCACTTTGGGAGCAATATTCGACCAGAGTAGTCGCCCATACCTTGAAATCCTATTCAGCAAAAACCTTTGATTATCCCTATCCAACTGCCATTTCTGTAGAAGCTTCCAATGGGATGGAATACCCCATGATCTGCTTTAACTATGGTAGACCGGATGAAGATGGTACTTATTCTGAAGCCATTAAAAACGGTATGATCTCCGTGATCATCCACGAAGTGGGGCATAATTTCTTCCCGATGATTGTCAATTCCGACGAACGTCAATGGACATGGATGGACGAAGGCTTAAACACCTTTATGCAGTTTATGGCTGAGCAAGAATGGGACAGAAACTACCCATCCAGAAGAGGCCCGGCCCACAAAATCGTGGATTACATGAAAGGTGAGAAGCAATATTTGGAGCCTATCATGACCAATTCTGAAAACATTATCCAGTTTGGAGCCAATGCCTATGCTAAGCCAGCTACTGCCCTGAATATCCTAAGGGAAACAGTTATGGGCAGAGAGCTATTTGACTTTGCTTTCAAAGAATATGCACAAAGATGGAAATTCAAGCATCCAACTCCTGATGATTTCTTTAGGACCATGGAAGACGCTTCAGCTGTAGACCTTGACTGGTTTTGGAGAGGCTGGTTCTTTGGTACTGAGCCAGTAGATATTGCCATTGAGAATGTACATTGGTATCAATTGGACAATAGGACTCCTGCTGAGAAGAAAAAGGCTGCAGCTGCAGAACATAAGAAATATGAAAGTTATATTTCAAGAACTGCCAATGAAAAGGACGTCCAAGAGACCGTACTGGAGAAAGACCCCAAGACCAGAGATTTCTACACTACATACGACCAGTTTACAGTAAGCCCCAGTGAAGAAAAAGCCCATAAGGAATTTGTGGCCAGTCTAAACGAAAAGGAAAGAAAGCTTTTTAACAGCGGCTTGAATTATTATGAACTTACCTTCAGAAATGTAGGAGGCCTGGTCATGCCTCTGATTGTACAGTTTAACTATGCAGACGGAAGCTCGGAAATAGAACGAATTCCGGCTTACATCTGGCGACATAATGAAACAGTGGTCACAAAAGTATTCCCTAAAGAGAAAGAAGTGGAATCCATTGTTTTGGACCCTTACCGAGAAACTGCTGACATTGACGAATCAAACAATTATTTCCCTAAGAGAAACGTACCGTCTCGATTTGAATTATTCAAAAGAGAAAGTGCACCTAGAGGAGCTGCATCTGGCAGCAATCCTATGAAAGACGCAAAGAAAAAGAAGTAA
- a CDS encoding nucleotidyl transferase AbiEii/AbiGii toxin family protein gives MNTHWLNLSKERRTTILNQATERTGLPAVAIEKDWWVTLCLNASFTLPYSENIVFKGGTSLSKGWNLIERFSEDIDLAIDRRFFGFEGDISKTQIRKLRKLSCEFISIQFLEDITQKLTEWKAIDECKLFAYPIKASDKDPQTIEIHYNSVVDTSNYLPQRVLIEVSSRSLMEPTENREINSVISEQFPGMKLSTGSFSIPTVLPQRTFLEKIFLLHEEFSQPAEKIRINRLSRHLYDLEKLMDTSHGIEALKNKGLYDHIVSHREKFNPLRGLDYSSHTPDKIKIIPDEPIINEYEKDYTEMTKFMIYGEPLTFEKLIKRLTELQKRINRIGQR, from the coding sequence ATGAACACCCATTGGCTCAACTTATCAAAAGAACGAAGGACAACCATCCTCAATCAAGCAACGGAACGGACAGGACTTCCCGCCGTGGCCATCGAAAAAGATTGGTGGGTAACACTTTGTCTCAACGCTTCGTTCACTTTGCCATATAGTGAAAACATTGTTTTTAAAGGAGGTACTTCATTAAGCAAAGGTTGGAATTTGATTGAACGGTTTTCAGAAGATATTGACCTGGCGATAGACCGAAGGTTTTTTGGCTTTGAAGGTGACATCAGCAAAACCCAAATACGGAAATTGAGAAAACTATCTTGCGAATTTATCTCAATCCAATTTTTGGAAGATATAACTCAAAAACTCACTGAGTGGAAAGCAATCGATGAATGTAAACTGTTTGCCTATCCGATAAAAGCTTCGGATAAAGATCCACAAACCATTGAGATACACTATAATTCGGTAGTTGACACTTCCAATTACCTACCCCAAAGGGTATTGATTGAAGTGAGTTCTCGTTCCCTTATGGAACCCACCGAAAACAGGGAAATAAATTCCGTGATAAGTGAACAGTTTCCTGGCATGAAATTATCAACGGGATCATTTTCCATTCCTACTGTTTTACCACAAAGGACATTTCTGGAAAAGATATTTTTGCTTCACGAAGAATTCTCACAGCCCGCAGAGAAAATCAGGATAAACCGACTTTCACGGCATTTGTACGATTTGGAAAAACTAATGGACACCTCTCACGGAATTGAAGCCTTGAAAAACAAAGGTTTATACGACCACATCGTTTCACACAGGGAAAAGTTTAACCCATTACGGGGGCTTGATTACAGTAGCCATACACCGGACAAAATAAAAATCATTCCAGATGAACCTATAATCAACGAATACGAAAAAGACTATACCGAAATGACCAAATTTATGATTTACGGAGAACCATTGACATTTGAAAAACTTATAAAACGACTAACTGAGTTACAAAAAAGAATCAACCGAATTGGCCAACGCTGA